Proteins encoded in a region of the Pseudomonas shahriarae genome:
- the cobO gene encoding cob(I)yrinic acid a,c-diamide adenosyltransferase, translating to MTDTPDRDERHLARMLRKKAVIDERIANSPNECGLLLVLTGNGKGKSSSAFGMLARAMGHGMQCGVVQFIKGRNSTGEELFFRRFPEQVRFHVMGEGFTWETQDRQRDIAAAEAAWKVSREMLQDPSIGLVVLDELNIALKHGYLDLDQVLSDLQARPPMQHVLVTGRGAKPELIEMADTVTEMGMLKHAFQAGIKAQKGIEL from the coding sequence ATGACTGATACCCCTGATCGTGACGAACGCCACCTGGCGCGCATGCTGCGCAAAAAAGCGGTGATTGACGAGCGCATTGCCAATTCACCGAATGAATGCGGTTTGCTGCTGGTGTTGACCGGCAACGGCAAAGGCAAGAGCAGTTCGGCGTTTGGCATGCTGGCCCGGGCCATGGGGCACGGTATGCAATGCGGTGTGGTGCAGTTCATCAAGGGCCGTAACAGCACCGGTGAAGAACTGTTCTTCCGCCGCTTCCCCGAGCAGGTGCGCTTCCATGTGATGGGCGAGGGCTTTACCTGGGAGACCCAGGACCGCCAGCGCGATATCGCCGCCGCCGAAGCGGCCTGGAAGGTCTCCCGGGAAATGTTGCAGGATCCGTCCATCGGCCTGGTGGTGCTGGATGAGCTGAACATCGCGCTCAAGCACGGCTATCTGGACCTGGACCAAGTGTTGAGCGACCTGCAAGCCCGGCCACCGATGCAGCACGTGCTGGTCACTGGCCGCGGGGCCAAACCGGAACTGATTGAAATGGCCGATACCGTCACCGAAATGGGCATGCTCAAGCACGCGTTCCAGGCCGGTATCAAGGCACAGAAAGGCATCGAACTTTGA